The following are from one region of the Paenibacillus sabinae T27 genome:
- the glyS gene encoding glycine--tRNA ligase subunit beta, whose product MAKDLLFEIGLEEIPARFIRAAMEQLQDRMTKWLDASRLEHGEVKSYATPRRLAVLVKGVAEKQADVSEEVKGPSRKIALDAAGEWSKAALGFARSQGVSPEQFTFKEVGGVEYIYATKSSEGVDTYSLLAEGLTGIVSAMTFPKNMRWGAYDFKFVRPIRWLVALYGSDIVDFEITGVRTGNVSRGHRFLGQEAVIAQASDYVEGLRSQHVIADVEEREALILEQINKLAADKNWTIAIKEDLLEEVLFLVETPTVLFGTFDPAYLNIPQEVLITSMREHQRYFPVLDAEGKLLPYFVTVRNGNAEHLETIAKGNEKVLRARLSDAKFFYEEDQKLKIEDALAKLETIVYHEELGSVADKVRRIRQIADSLAAKLQTAREVSAKVSRAADICKFDLVTLMVYEFPELQGTMGEDYARKAGEDELVAKAIFEHYQPRFAGDAIPSTEPGAIVSIADKIDTIVGCFSIGIIPTGSQDPYALRRQTAGIVQIVLERKLPVGLNDIFEIAVQVHENTRNLKLSVDELRTNLYEFFGLRVKRLLSDNVRYDVVDAVMAAGYDDIVAVVARSRALADAVDSKDNFKNTVESFNRVSNLAAKATGAALDSALLNEAAESALHETWQSLRTPYQKALEADDAGQALTLLAGLSDAITAFFDSVMVMAEDEQVRANRLALLAGIDADLKSFADFGKLVW is encoded by the coding sequence TTGGCTAAGGACCTGCTGTTTGAAATCGGGCTGGAAGAAATCCCTGCGCGGTTTATCCGTGCGGCGATGGAGCAGCTTCAAGACAGAATGACCAAATGGCTGGATGCTTCCCGCCTGGAGCACGGAGAAGTGAAGTCGTATGCAACGCCGCGGCGTCTGGCCGTTCTCGTGAAGGGTGTAGCCGAGAAGCAAGCGGACGTCAGCGAAGAAGTCAAAGGCCCATCCCGCAAAATCGCGCTGGACGCGGCCGGCGAATGGAGCAAGGCGGCGCTTGGATTTGCCCGCAGTCAAGGTGTATCCCCTGAACAGTTCACATTTAAGGAAGTGGGCGGGGTCGAATATATTTACGCCACCAAGAGCAGCGAAGGCGTGGACACGTATTCCCTGCTTGCAGAAGGCTTGACCGGAATCGTCAGCGCCATGACCTTCCCGAAAAATATGCGCTGGGGCGCTTATGATTTCAAGTTTGTTCGTCCGATCCGCTGGCTGGTCGCGCTGTACGGCAGCGACATTGTCGATTTTGAGATTACGGGCGTCCGGACCGGCAATGTCAGCCGCGGTCACCGGTTCCTTGGACAGGAAGCGGTCATCGCTCAGGCTTCCGATTACGTGGAAGGCCTGCGCTCCCAGCATGTCATTGCCGATGTGGAGGAACGCGAGGCTCTGATTCTTGAACAGATCAACAAGCTGGCTGCGGATAAAAACTGGACGATTGCCATCAAGGAAGACCTTCTGGAAGAAGTGCTGTTCCTCGTTGAAACGCCGACAGTGCTGTTCGGCACATTCGATCCGGCTTACCTGAATATTCCGCAGGAAGTATTGATTACATCGATGCGCGAGCATCAGCGCTATTTCCCGGTGCTGGATGCCGAAGGCAAGCTGCTTCCTTATTTCGTCACCGTGCGCAACGGCAATGCCGAACATCTTGAGACGATCGCCAAAGGGAACGAGAAGGTGCTGCGCGCCCGTCTATCGGATGCGAAGTTCTTCTATGAAGAAGATCAGAAGCTGAAGATCGAGGATGCCCTCGCCAAGCTCGAAACCATCGTTTATCATGAAGAGCTCGGCAGCGTCGCCGACAAAGTCCGCCGCATCCGTCAAATCGCGGACAGCCTGGCTGCCAAGCTGCAGACAGCGCGGGAAGTGTCGGCGAAAGTCAGCCGTGCCGCGGATATTTGCAAATTCGATCTCGTTACCCTGATGGTATACGAGTTTCCGGAGCTGCAAGGAACGATGGGCGAGGATTACGCGCGCAAAGCAGGCGAGGACGAGTTGGTGGCCAAAGCCATCTTCGAGCACTATCAGCCGCGTTTTGCCGGAGACGCCATTCCGTCCACGGAGCCCGGGGCGATCGTCAGCATTGCCGACAAAATCGACACGATCGTCGGCTGCTTCTCGATCGGCATTATCCCTACCGGCTCTCAGGACCCTTACGCGCTGCGGCGTCAGACGGCGGGCATCGTACAGATCGTGCTGGAGCGGAAGCTGCCGGTCGGCCTGAACGATATTTTCGAAATTGCCGTTCAGGTTCATGAAAATACTCGGAATTTGAAACTTTCCGTGGATGAACTGCGTACTAACCTGTATGAGTTCTTCGGTCTGCGCGTAAAGCGTCTTCTGTCGGACAATGTCCGTTATGATGTGGTCGACGCGGTTATGGCCGCGGGCTACGACGATATTGTAGCCGTTGTTGCCAGAAGCCGGGCCCTTGCGGATGCCGTGGACTCCAAAGATAATTTCAAGAATACGGTGGAATCCTTCAACCGGGTCAGCAATCTGGCGGCCAAAGCCACCGGCGCCGCTCTGGATTCCGCGCTGCTGAACGAAGCGGCCGAAAGCGCACTGCATGAAACGTGGCAGTCGCTGCGTACGCCGTACCAGAAGGCGCTGGAAGCAGATGACGCGGGACAGGCGCTCACGCTGTTGGCTGGACTTAGCGATGCGATAACCGCCTTCTTCGATTCGGTTATGGTTATGGCCGAGGATGAACAGGTTCGGGCTAACCGTCTCGCACTGCTGGCTGGCATTGACGCCGAT
- the glyQ gene encoding glycine--tRNA ligase subunit alpha, whose amino-acid sequence MNFQQMILTLNEFWSNQNCIIVQPYDTEKGAGTMNPMTFLRSLGPEPWKVAYVEPSRRPSDGRYGENPNRLYQHHQYQVIIKPSPDNIQEIYLDSLQALGIDPLQHDIRFVEDNWENPSLGCAGLGWEVWLDGMEITQFTYFQQVGGIETSPVSVEITYGMERLASYIQEKENVFELEWVDGLTYGDVFHQPEVEHSTYTFEVSDVSMLFGLFNTYEAEARRAMDRHLVFPAYDYVLKCSHTFNLLDARGAISVTERTGFITRVRNLARQVAATYVEEREKLGFPLLKKEGVQLG is encoded by the coding sequence ATGAATTTTCAGCAGATGATTTTGACGCTGAATGAGTTCTGGTCGAACCAGAACTGCATTATCGTTCAGCCGTATGACACGGAAAAAGGCGCGGGCACGATGAACCCGATGACATTCCTGCGCTCCCTCGGACCCGAGCCGTGGAAAGTCGCTTATGTCGAGCCGTCGCGCCGTCCCTCGGACGGACGCTATGGAGAGAACCCCAACCGTCTGTACCAGCATCATCAATACCAGGTAATTATCAAGCCGTCCCCGGATAATATTCAGGAGATTTATCTGGACAGCCTGCAGGCGCTGGGTATAGATCCGCTGCAGCATGATATCCGGTTCGTTGAGGATAACTGGGAGAATCCGTCGCTTGGCTGCGCGGGACTCGGCTGGGAGGTATGGCTGGACGGGATGGAAATTACGCAGTTCACTTATTTCCAGCAGGTGGGCGGCATTGAGACGAGCCCGGTTTCGGTTGAAATCACCTACGGTATGGAGCGCCTAGCTTCCTACATTCAGGAGAAGGAGAATGTGTTTGAGCTGGAGTGGGTCGACGGTTTGACCTACGGCGACGTGTTCCATCAGCCGGAGGTGGAGCATTCCACTTACACCTTCGAAGTTTCGGACGTGAGCATGCTGTTCGGACTTTTCAATACGTACGAAGCGGAAGCGCGCCGGGCGATGGACCGCCATCTCGTATTCCCCGCTTATGACTATGTACTAAAATGCTCGCATACGTTCAACCTGCTGGATGCGCGGGGCGCAATCAGCGTGACGGAGCGTACGGGCTTTATTACAAGAGTGCGCAATCTGGCCCGCCAGGTGGCGGCAACTTATGTGGAGGAGCGCGAGAAGCTCGGCTTCCCGCTGCTGAAGAAAGAAGGTGTTCAGCTTGGCTAA
- the recO gene encoding DNA repair protein RecO, whose product MLHRVEGIVIRSMDYGEGNAIITLCTENAGKVGVLVRGAKKVKSRHAALIQPFTVGQYVFFRNNNGLGTLNSGEIINSHYPIREDLIKAAYGSYACELLDRVLHDEETGSFWFRQLSACLDALEEGKEPGIIINVFEMKILQAAGYGPQLDSCVACGREKPDDEMRLSPRLGGILCRSCRHNDPPAMEVSPRALKLLRLFAALDLTRLGNVDVRESTRAELKSIMRAFMDTQLGLRLKSQNFLDQLDKYNI is encoded by the coding sequence ATGCTACACAGGGTGGAAGGGATCGTCATCCGCAGTATGGACTACGGCGAGGGGAACGCCATCATTACGCTTTGCACCGAAAACGCGGGCAAGGTAGGGGTTCTCGTCCGGGGAGCCAAAAAAGTAAAAAGTCGTCATGCGGCACTAATTCAGCCTTTTACGGTAGGGCAATATGTGTTTTTCAGAAATAACAACGGGCTTGGCACGCTGAATTCCGGCGAGATTATCAACTCCCATTATCCGATTCGGGAAGATCTGATTAAAGCTGCCTACGGTTCGTATGCCTGCGAGCTGCTGGACCGGGTGCTGCATGACGAGGAGACGGGGAGCTTCTGGTTCCGGCAGCTGTCCGCCTGTTTGGATGCGCTGGAAGAGGGCAAGGAGCCCGGGATTATTATCAATGTATTCGAGATGAAAATACTCCAGGCGGCCGGCTACGGACCGCAGCTGGATTCCTGCGTTGCCTGCGGTCGGGAGAAGCCGGATGACGAAATGCGGCTCAGTCCCCGGCTGGGCGGCATTTTGTGCCGAAGCTGCCGGCACAATGATCCGCCGGCAATGGAGGTTTCGCCCCGAGCCTTGAAGCTGCTTCGTCTGTTCGCCGCCCTGGATCTCACCCGTCTGGGCAATGTGGACGTCAGGGAAAGCACACGGGCAGAGCTGAAGAGCATCATGCGGGCGTTTATGGATACCCAATTGGGACTTCGCTTAAAGTCGCAAAATTTCCTGGATCAGCTCGATAAATACAATATTTGA
- a CDS encoding YqzL family protein — protein MRDFSWKYFAMTGDVDAYLLYREAGESMVTADDTAAEEEQVYDEEAN, from the coding sequence ATGCGAGATTTTTCGTGGAAGTATTTTGCAATGACTGGTGATGTCGATGCTTATCTTCTGTACCGGGAAGCCGGGGAATCGATGGTTACGGCGGACGATACAGCGGCGGAAGAAGAGCAGGTCTATGACGAAGAAGCGAACTAG
- the era gene encoding GTPase Era yields the protein MSYKSGFVAIIGRPNVGKSTLMNQVIGQKIAIMSDKPQTTRNKIHGVYTTNDSQIVFLDTPGIHKRQSKLGDYMNQTAMSTLGEVEAVLFLIDAAEGLGGGDRFIAEQLQGVKTPVILVMNKIDKLEPEALLPLITEYSKLHDFAEIVPISAKVGSNVNTLLDQLQKYLPEGPQYYPDDQVTDHPEQFVIAELIREKILHLTREEVPHSIAVAIEDMRAEPNGVVHISAVIFVERDSQKGIIIGKQGAMLKEVGRRARTDIENLLGSKTFLELWVKVKKDWRNQERVLRDLGFHKDQ from the coding sequence ATGTCATACAAATCGGGGTTTGTCGCCATTATCGGCAGACCCAACGTAGGAAAATCAACGCTGATGAATCAGGTCATCGGACAAAAAATCGCTATCATGTCGGACAAGCCGCAGACGACCCGCAACAAAATTCACGGCGTCTACACAACGAACGATTCGCAAATTGTCTTCCTCGACACGCCGGGTATCCATAAACGCCAGTCGAAGCTCGGGGATTACATGAACCAGACGGCGATGAGCACGCTTGGCGAGGTGGAAGCGGTGCTGTTTCTGATTGACGCCGCCGAGGGCCTTGGCGGAGGCGACCGTTTTATTGCCGAGCAGCTTCAGGGAGTTAAGACGCCGGTTATTCTGGTGATGAACAAGATCGACAAGCTGGAACCCGAGGCGCTGCTGCCGCTGATTACGGAGTACAGCAAGCTGCATGATTTTGCCGAAATCGTTCCCATCTCAGCCAAGGTAGGCAGCAATGTAAACACACTGCTGGATCAACTCCAGAAATACCTGCCGGAAGGTCCGCAGTATTATCCGGACGATCAGGTGACCGACCATCCGGAGCAGTTCGTCATCGCCGAGCTGATCCGCGAGAAGATTCTGCACCTGACCCGCGAGGAAGTGCCGCATTCCATTGCGGTGGCCATTGAGGATATGCGCGCGGAGCCGAACGGAGTGGTGCATATCTCCGCCGTTATTTTTGTCGAACGGGATTCGCAAAAAGGGATTATCATCGGCAAACAAGGCGCGATGCTGAAGGAAGTCGGCAGACGGGCTCGCACCGATATTGAAAATCTGCTCGGGTCCAAGACGTTTCTGGAGCTTTGGGTAAAAGTGAAAAAAGACTGGCGCAACCAGGAGCGCGTGCTGCGCGATTTAGGCTTCCACAAAGACCAGTGA
- a CDS encoding cytidine deaminase — MKNTQEVYAYNTFRRTTMDSITLLQEAIKARAKAYIPYSRFGVGAALLDQDGHVHHGCNIENAAYSVTNCAERTALFSAMAQGHKRGTFKALAVVGDTELPITPCGACRQVIVELCEPDMKIILGNMKGDIRETTVRELLPGAFGPDELKQGQAPE; from the coding sequence GTGAAGAATACTCAAGAGGTCTATGCTTACAATACTTTTAGGAGGACAACTATGGATTCCATCACGCTGCTGCAAGAGGCGATCAAAGCCCGGGCTAAAGCTTATATCCCGTATTCCCGCTTCGGCGTTGGCGCCGCTCTTCTGGACCAGGATGGACATGTTCATCACGGCTGCAATATCGAGAACGCTGCCTATAGCGTCACGAATTGCGCCGAGCGCACCGCTCTGTTCAGCGCCATGGCCCAGGGACATAAACGCGGCACCTTTAAAGCGCTTGCCGTAGTAGGAGACACCGAACTGCCGATTACGCCTTGCGGCGCTTGCCGTCAGGTCATCGTTGAACTATGCGAACCCGATATGAAAATCATATTGGGCAATATGAAAGGGGACATTCGCGAGACTACGGTCCGTGAGCTGCTCCCCGGCGCTTTCGGCCCCGACGAGCTGAAGCAGGGACAGGCCCCCGAGTAA
- a CDS encoding diacylglycerol kinase family protein has product MPKNTAAGPKRFWKSFWYAAQGIRQAFRSEQNMRVHTGFAVLVLLLAALFRVPPGDWMLLLLAITLVLAAELINTAIESVVDLVSPELHPLAKAAKDTAAGAVFLTAAFAVISGIYVFYRPVMDWIAGFMS; this is encoded by the coding sequence ATGCCCAAAAATACGGCGGCAGGACCCAAACGTTTTTGGAAGTCCTTTTGGTATGCGGCCCAGGGGATCAGACAAGCCTTTCGGAGCGAACAGAATATGAGAGTGCATACCGGATTCGCCGTTCTCGTGCTGCTGCTCGCCGCGCTCTTTCGCGTCCCGCCGGGCGATTGGATGCTGCTTCTTCTGGCCATCACGCTCGTGCTGGCGGCCGAGCTGATCAATACGGCGATCGAATCGGTGGTCGACCTTGTGTCGCCGGAGCTTCATCCCTTGGCCAAGGCGGCCAAGGATACCGCTGCGGGAGCCGTGTTCCTGACAGCGGCGTTTGCCGTTATCTCGGGGATTTATGTATTTTACCGTCCGGTGATGGACTGGATTGCCGGATTTATGTCATAA
- the ybeY gene encoding rRNA maturation RNase YbeY, with the protein MSLELVWNNEQEEMEIDDRLISLLEDILQKAGIQEGVDSGEVDLTFVDNKRIHELNREYRGIDRPTDVLSFALNESGEDEPEIVYEVDEDEQGGIPDMLGDIIISVTRAKEQAEEYGHSLERELGFLFVHGFLHLLGYDHQDEASEAEMMGKQEQVLSQVGLTR; encoded by the coding sequence ATGAGCCTGGAGCTGGTTTGGAATAATGAGCAAGAAGAAATGGAAATCGACGATCGACTGATCTCGCTGCTGGAAGACATTCTGCAAAAAGCGGGAATACAGGAAGGAGTCGACAGCGGCGAAGTGGATCTGACTTTTGTCGATAACAAGCGGATTCATGAGCTGAACAGGGAGTACCGGGGCATTGATCGCCCCACCGATGTACTGTCCTTCGCATTGAATGAATCCGGAGAGGACGAGCCTGAAATCGTCTATGAAGTGGACGAGGACGAACAGGGCGGCATTCCTGATATGCTTGGCGATATCATCATTTCCGTCACCCGCGCCAAGGAGCAGGCGGAGGAATACGGCCATTCGCTGGAGCGGGAGCTCGGATTTTTGTTCGTGCACGGGTTTCTGCATTTGCTGGGATACGATCATCAGGATGAGGCTTCCGAGGCGGAAATGATGGGCAAGCAGGAGCAGGTGCTGTCCCAGGTAGGGTTGACCCGCTGA
- a CDS encoding HD family phosphohydrolase, whose amino-acid sequence MASKQPSKFSGFSYNVSGWKYSAVTRYALFLLLGILVYFSLSPDLLPKRYDIKEGTNSAKEIVAPMQILDKKATLKAQEQAAENVQPKYQIIPLRSENLVTSLLDRIDRLNQDDTISQSDKTSIYREEIPQRVNDFILNFVLSSRGSGAYSDNLLNEMQKVIRQQAYSIPEETYIKIPRLTSQDIIEMKPVARDIVSRLMNDQISDANAARAKVAEQVSISSLSQRTAREVVQELARAAITANKFYDEDATKEAEVQARENTPPVYIEQGEVLVAKGQRITPELYQLLDENGLLRSNVNYWPQLGLLMLAGILSVGLLMFIRQSGASGSSGFKYNNSQLLMLVIVFLITIISLRLAAFLQTDTRPFMGFLAPVAIGAMLVALLLDITLAYFCSILFAALASIILNVQQNTIFDFNFGFFALVVSFVAVFATHRAGQRTTLLKGGIMVCLFGSLTVFMLHLLGGGDWQQIHTLYAIGFAFAGGLLTVVLVIGLMPFFESTFGILSALKLVELSNPNHPLLRKLLTETPGTYHHSVMVGNLSEAAAEAIGADGLLCRVGSYYHDIGKTKRPFYFIENQNNMENPHDSIEPKLSKSIIVAHARDGVEMLKEYKLPKPIRDIAEQHHGTTFLHYFYHKALRQAEEKGIEPDFTEDDFRYPGPKAQSKESAVIGIADSVEAAVRSLRSPTVNQVETMIEKIIKSRLDDHQFDECDLTLKELDIIARTLKETVMGIFHSRIEYPEEAKKPKKEEGAVNA is encoded by the coding sequence ATGGCTTCAAAACAACCGTCGAAATTCAGCGGATTCTCATACAATGTGAGCGGATGGAAGTATAGCGCCGTTACGCGCTATGCTCTATTTCTGCTGCTGGGCATTCTGGTATATTTCAGTCTGTCTCCGGATCTGCTGCCCAAACGGTATGATATCAAGGAAGGAACGAACAGTGCCAAGGAAATTGTGGCGCCGATGCAAATTCTCGATAAAAAGGCGACGCTGAAGGCGCAGGAACAGGCTGCCGAGAACGTTCAGCCCAAATATCAGATCATCCCGCTCCGTTCGGAGAACCTCGTCACCTCACTGCTCGACCGCATCGACCGACTCAATCAGGACGATACCATTTCCCAAAGCGACAAAACCTCCATCTATCGGGAGGAGATTCCGCAGAGGGTGAATGATTTCATTCTTAATTTTGTCTTGTCGAGCCGGGGCAGCGGAGCATACTCGGACAATCTGCTGAATGAAATGCAAAAGGTCATCAGACAGCAGGCCTATTCCATTCCGGAAGAGACGTACATCAAAATCCCCCGGCTGACCTCGCAGGACATCATCGAGATGAAGCCTGTGGCCCGGGATATCGTCAGCCGGCTGATGAATGACCAGATTTCGGACGCGAATGCCGCCCGGGCCAAGGTGGCGGAGCAGGTCAGCATCAGCTCGCTTTCCCAGCGTACGGCCCGGGAAGTGGTTCAGGAGCTGGCGCGCGCCGCAATCACGGCCAATAAATTTTACGATGAGGATGCGACGAAGGAAGCGGAGGTTCAGGCACGGGAGAACACTCCCCCTGTATATATCGAGCAGGGCGAAGTGCTCGTGGCCAAGGGGCAACGGATCACGCCGGAGCTGTATCAGCTGCTTGACGAGAACGGCCTTTTACGGAGCAATGTCAACTACTGGCCGCAGCTCGGCCTGCTGATGCTTGCCGGAATTCTGTCGGTCGGCCTGCTGATGTTTATTCGCCAATCGGGAGCCTCCGGCTCGTCCGGCTTCAAGTACAATAATTCCCAGCTGCTGATGCTGGTGATTGTCTTTTTGATTACCATTATCTCTTTACGGCTTGCTGCTTTCCTCCAGACGGATACGCGGCCGTTTATGGGATTTCTGGCGCCGGTCGCCATCGGGGCGATGCTGGTTGCGCTGCTGCTGGATATTACGCTTGCCTACTTCTGCTCCATTCTGTTTGCGGCCTTGGCCAGCATTATTTTGAATGTGCAGCAGAATACGATCTTTGATTTCAACTTTGGTTTCTTTGCGCTGGTTGTATCCTTTGTGGCTGTATTCGCCACTCACCGTGCGGGACAGCGAACGACGCTGCTTAAGGGCGGGATCATGGTCTGTCTGTTCGGCTCGCTTACCGTCTTCATGCTCCATCTGCTCGGTGGCGGCGACTGGCAGCAGATTCATACGCTGTATGCGATTGGATTCGCTTTTGCCGGCGGTTTGCTGACGGTTGTACTCGTTATCGGCCTTATGCCTTTTTTTGAATCGACATTCGGCATTCTGTCGGCGCTCAAGCTGGTGGAGCTGTCGAACCCGAACCATCCGCTGCTTCGCAAGCTGTTGACGGAAACGCCGGGAACGTATCATCACAGTGTTATGGTCGGCAATTTATCAGAGGCGGCGGCCGAGGCAATCGGGGCGGACGGGCTTCTCTGCCGGGTCGGTTCGTATTATCATGATATCGGGAAGACGAAGCGCCCGTTCTATTTTATCGAGAATCAGAACAATATGGAGAATCCGCATGATTCCATCGAACCGAAGCTGAGCAAATCAATTATTGTCGCACATGCCCGGGACGGGGTGGAGATGCTGAAGGAATACAAGCTGCCCAAGCCGATCAGGGATATTGCGGAGCAGCATCACGGGACGACGTTCCTGCATTATTTTTACCATAAAGCGCTGCGGCAGGCGGAGGAAAAAGGCATCGAACCCGATTTCACTGAAGACGATTTCCGCTATCCCGGCCCGAAGGCGCAGTCCAAGGAATCCGCGGTTATCGGCATAGCCGACAGTGTGGAGGCAGCCGTTCGCTCCTTGCGCAGCCCAACGGTTAACCAGGTGGAGACAATGATCGAGAAGATTATCAAGAGCCGGCTGGACGACCATCAATTCGACGAATGCGATCTTACGCTCAAAGAGCTCGACATTATCGCCCGCACACTGAAAGAAACGGTGATGGGGATTTTCCATTCGCGTATCGAATATCCGGAGGAAGCGAAAAAGCCGAAAAAAGAGGAGGGGGCCGTTAACGCATGA
- a CDS encoding PhoH family protein, which yields MSDKTASISISLQNAGEALALFGPQDGFLKLIEREIPARIDSREAELTVHGGEREVDMLAQLFQSLLSLVRNGYILSERDVQYAVELAKDFRADQLLDLFKGEITTTFRGKPIRVKTIGQKHYVTTIKKRDIVFGIGPAGTGKTYLAVVLAVAALKEGSVKRIILTRPAVEAGESLGFLPGDLQEKVDPYLRPLYDALYDVMGPDQVAKALERGLIEIAPLAYMRGRTLDDSFIILDEAQNTTPEQMKMFLTRLGFGSKMVITGDVTQIDLPRGKKSGLIEANTILSSVEEIGFVYFAEQDVVRHSLVQKIIVAYERSAENLE from the coding sequence TTGTCAGACAAGACTGCAAGCATAAGCATATCTTTGCAAAATGCGGGAGAAGCGCTGGCGCTTTTCGGTCCGCAGGACGGATTTTTAAAGCTGATCGAAAGAGAAATTCCTGCCCGTATCGACTCGCGCGAAGCCGAGTTGACGGTGCACGGCGGGGAAAGGGAAGTGGACATGCTGGCGCAGTTGTTTCAGTCGCTGCTCTCCCTTGTCCGAAACGGTTATATTCTGAGTGAGCGGGACGTGCAGTATGCCGTAGAGCTGGCCAAGGATTTCCGCGCCGATCAGCTGCTGGATCTGTTCAAGGGCGAAATCACCACGACATTCCGCGGCAAACCGATCCGGGTCAAGACGATCGGACAGAAGCATTATGTAACAACGATCAAGAAACGGGATATCGTATTCGGCATCGGCCCGGCAGGAACAGGGAAAACGTACCTGGCTGTCGTGCTGGCGGTAGCAGCCTTGAAGGAAGGCTCGGTCAAACGCATCATTCTGACTCGTCCGGCTGTGGAAGCCGGGGAAAGCCTTGGCTTTTTGCCGGGAGATCTGCAGGAGAAGGTAGACCCGTATCTTCGGCCGCTGTATGACGCCCTGTATGATGTGATGGGTCCGGATCAGGTAGCCAAGGCGCTGGAGCGCGGGCTGATCGAAATTGCGCCTTTGGCTTATATGCGCGGCCGTACGCTTGACGACTCGTTTATTATTCTCGATGAAGCCCAGAATACGACGCCGGAACAGATGAAGATGTTCCTTACCCGGCTCGGCTTCGGCTCCAAGATGGTTATTACCGGCGACGTAACCCAAATCGATCTGCCTCGGGGCAAGAAATCGGGACTTATCGAGGCCAATACAATCTTGTCCTCCGTAGAGGAGATCGGGTTCGTGTATTTTGCGGAACAGGATGTAGTGAGGCATTCCCTGGTGCAGAAAATCATCGTGGCCTATGAACGCTCAGCCGAAAACCTTGAATAA
- the yqfD gene encoding sporulation protein YqfD has product MKEPPLSWLRGAVELHITGDRTEGFINAVTEAGIVIWNVKATGKGVSLRLLLDDFYALRPLLKQTGCRMHITGRIGLPFVAARLWKRKFFATGLLLFGIVLVMLSSLVWTVRVEGNDRLASEDVLDAARKEGIYPYQWIWRMDSPDKLSKHLAARLPGVSWIGIERNGTFVKIQIVEAKLPEAKPLNSPRHLISRTDAVITDIYAEQGRPVVQRNARVKKGEILISGIIGDEANMQAVVAKGEVKGLVWHEYNIEVPLEKKHTAYTGERKDSTYLVLGSWAVQLWGYGKSSFTASRTLTELDPLTWRGTRLPFGWMTEKEMEVKETRETVTPEAAKKEGLARAAADIAARYGSDSVIKSQKILHEKKENGKVYMKVLFEVEERITEELPIVYNRGE; this is encoded by the coding sequence ATGAAGGAGCCGCCACTGTCATGGCTTCGGGGGGCTGTAGAGCTGCATATTACTGGCGATCGGACCGAAGGGTTTATCAATGCCGTCACCGAAGCGGGGATTGTCATCTGGAATGTAAAAGCGACCGGAAAAGGAGTCAGTCTCCGGCTGCTGCTGGACGATTTTTACGCTCTCCGGCCGCTGCTGAAGCAGACAGGCTGCAGGATGCATATCACGGGGCGGATCGGACTGCCGTTCGTGGCGGCGAGGCTGTGGAAACGGAAGTTTTTTGCCACGGGCCTGCTGCTGTTCGGTATTGTTCTCGTCATGCTGAGCTCTCTGGTCTGGACCGTTCGTGTGGAGGGGAATGACCGCCTTGCGTCGGAGGATGTGCTGGATGCCGCCCGGAAGGAAGGGATTTATCCGTATCAGTGGATTTGGCGCATGGATTCACCGGACAAGCTTTCCAAGCACCTGGCGGCCCGGCTACCGGGAGTATCATGGATCGGTATCGAGCGGAACGGCACGTTCGTCAAAATCCAGATTGTCGAAGCTAAGCTCCCCGAGGCCAAGCCGCTGAACAGTCCCCGCCATCTCATCAGCCGCACCGATGCGGTCATTACCGACATTTACGCCGAACAGGGCAGGCCCGTGGTTCAGCGCAACGCGAGAGTGAAAAAAGGAGAAATTCTCATTTCCGGGATCATCGGCGATGAGGCTAACATGCAGGCGGTCGTTGCCAAAGGAGAAGTCAAGGGACTGGTATGGCATGAGTACAATATCGAGGTTCCGCTGGAAAAAAAACATACCGCCTATACCGGGGAGCGCAAGGACAGTACCTATCTCGTTCTCGGCAGCTGGGCGGTGCAGCTATGGGGTTACGGCAAATCGTCCTTTACGGCGTCCCGCACGCTGACCGAGCTTGATCCGCTGACCTGGCGGGGTACCCGGCTGCCGTTTGGCTGGATGACAGAGAAAGAAATGGAAGTCAAGGAGACCCGGGAAACGGTAACGCCGGAAGCGGCGAAGAAGGAAGGGCTGGCCCGCGCGGCGGCCGATATTGCAGCCCGTTACGGCAGCGACAGTGTCATTAAAAGCCAAAAAATTTTGCATGAGAAGAAAGAGAATGGTAAAGTTTATATGAAAGTGCTTTTTGAAGTCGAAGAAAGAATTACGGAAGAGCTTCCGATAGTATATAACCGAGGAGAATGA